From the Solanum pennellii chromosome 4, SPENNV200 genome, one window contains:
- the LOC107017475 gene encoding PHD finger protein MALE STERILITY 1 encodes MVVKKMSTLDLSGSKKRKRNNNERVLFKFKNFGEQGFPIEFIGCNFDQNVKLLLEFAQQENGSIWSFQLEVHRHPPMHVFLFVVEEQVELSLNPHCKHCQYIGWGNNLMCNKKYHFLLPSKDIIGACVEGGGGQKYKYKTDVNNIIGGEIIKSKLNLIEIEGHMMHGVFHSNGFGHLLCVNGSLETPTSSDLPGHSIMDFWDRLCIGLRARKVSLRDISTKKGMDLRLLNTLAYGEPWFGRWGYKFGRGSFGVTQETYQSAINALQNMPLALLAHHHHHIGIININEILIVLSRYQMLSGHSLVTLCDAFHFMLELKSRIPKENNNLTSCYPGLLVDTTCRWSPKRVEMAIRVVVEALKRVESRWVSRQEVRDAARAYIGDTGLLDFVLKSLGNHIVGKYLVRRCLNPVTKVLEYCLEDISKAFPKQDQGFRVNDSKGKQQYKITLVQLMKDIYFLYNNILKEHKGLMSNYTGVFATIPTASRIILDTKYFLKEYREVSEPDTRIEPDKSKIYCAIMLAIKDGFGVEEKVMTPFECFLMRKDVTFDELKIEVEKAFGDIYLGLRNFTTRSINNLISPISGIELVFNVMKPGSKIVLEGVIMSNNDDININNGGIFEGIKNNNIIMDCICGTKDEDGERMICCDICEVWQHTRCVNIPNHEAIPDIFLCNKCEQDILQFPSLP; translated from the exons ATGGTGGTGAAGAAGATGTCGACTTTAGATCTGAGCGGATCGAAGAAAAGGAAGAGGAATAATAATGAGAGGGTACTATTTAAGTTCAAGAATTTTGGTGAACAAGGGTTTCCTATAGAGTTTATTGGGTGCAATTTTGACCAAAATGTTAAACTTCTTTTGGAATTTGCACAACAAGAAAATGGGAGTATTTGGTCATTTCAATTGGAAGTTCATAGACATCCACCAATGCATGTGTTCCTATTTGTTGTTGAAGAACAAGTTGAATTGTCACTCAATCCTCATTGCAAACATTGTCAATACATAG GATGGGGCAACAATTTGATGTGCAACAAGAAATACCATTTTCTATTGCCTTCAAAGGACATAATTGGAGCTTGTGTAGAAGGAGGAGGTggacaaaaatacaaatataaaacagatgttaataatattattggtggagaaataattaaaagtaaGTTGAATTTGATAGAAATAGAAGGTCATATGATGCATGGTGTGTTTCATTCTAATGGTTTTGGGCATTTGCTTTGTGTCAATGGATCATTGGAAACTCCTACTTCTTCTGACTTGCCTGGTCACTCAATCATGGACTTTTGGGATCGACTTTGCATTGGGCTTCGTGCTAG GAAAGTAAGCTTAAGAGATATCTCAACAAAGAAAGGGATGGATCTAAGACTACTCAACACATTAGCCTATGGTGAGCCATGGTTTGGTCGATGGGGTTACAAATTTGGGCGTGGGAGCTTTGGTGTTACACAAGAAACATATCAAAGTGCAATTAATGCCTTACAAAACATGCCATTAGCTTTATTagcacatcatcatcatcatatagggattataaatattaatgagATATTAATAGTGTTATCAAGGTACCAAATGTTATCTGGTCACTCATTAGTCACACTTTGTGATGCCTTTCATTTCATGTTGGAGCTCAAATCAAGGATCCCAAAGGAAAACAATAATCTTACCTCATGTTATCCAGGGCTATTAGTTGACACAACTTGTAGATGGTCACCTAAACGCGTTGAAATGGCTATTAGGGTTGTTGTGGAAGCCCTAAAAAGGGTTGAATCGCGATGGGTGTCTAGGCAAGAGGTTCGTGATGCTGCTCGTGCTTATATTGGTGATACAGGGTTGCTTGATTTCGTTCTCAAGTCATTAGGGAATCATATTGTTGGTAAGTATTTGGTTCGTCGATGCTTAAATCCAGTGACTAAAGTTTTGGAATATTGTTTAGAGGATATATCTAAAGCATTTCCTAAACAAGATCAAGGTTTTAGGGTTAATGACTCAAAAGGGAAACAACAATACAAAATCACATTGGTGCAACTTATGAAGGACATATATTTCTTGTACAACAATATACTAAAAGAGCATAAGGGATTAATGTCAAATTATACGGGCGTTTTTGCTACAATTCCAACAGCTTCTAGAATAATCCTAGACACGAAGTACTTCCTCAAGGAATACAGAgaggtatcagagccagatacAAGAATTGAACCAGATAAATCCAAGATTTATTGCGCGATTATGTTGGCAATCAAGGATGGATTTGGTGTGGAAGAAAAAGTAATGACCCCATTTGAGTGTTTCTTAATGAGAAAAGATGTGACATTTGATGAgctaaaaattgaagttgaaaaggCTTTTGGAGATATTTATTTGGGATTAAGGAACTTTACCACAAGATCAATAAACAACTTGATAAGCCCAATTAGTGGAATAGAATTGGTGTTTAATGTGATGAAACCAGGAAGCAAGATTGTTTTAGAAGGGGTAATAATGTCAAATAATgatgatattaatattaataatggaGGGATATTTGAAGGaattaagaataataatattattatggaTTGTATTTGTGGGACTAAAGATGAAGATGGTGAAAGGATGATTTGTTGTGATATTTGTGAAGTTTGGCAACACACTAGATGTGTTAATATACCAAATCATGAAGCAATTCCAGATATATTTCTTTGTAATAAGTGTGAGCAAGATATCTTACAATTTCCTTCATTACCTTAG